In Oryza sativa Japonica Group chromosome 3, ASM3414082v1, one DNA window encodes the following:
- the LOC9266910 gene encoding transcription initiation factor IIF subunit alpha produces MGVSADGLVLKAACERCGSSSDLHGTGCRHATLCVSCGSAMARSGDCCPVCAAPIASLIREYNVLVDTTGEKQYTIGKFTTGVPPFSDRENAGSRSWSLHPEGQQGRQPTGNIWENCSNRKSCILEDDTGDYQYQGQIQGLQSAASTYYLLMMHGKDVHAVPADSWYNFSKISQYKQLTLEEAEEKMSRRRSTATGYGRWMMKAATNGAAAFSSDVTQLDDANEGETDQVHLKKGNKNGDENKSDKGSGEERAHVPMTKGREEEGSKDRDFDLDDEIEKGDDWEHEEIFTDDDEAVDVDPEEGGDLADPEIPAPPEIKQDDNEKHGGVGLSKSGKELKKLLRRAAGQNESDDDDEDTDEDESPSPVLAPKQQDQLKSEPQEDNHSKPTVLGHPYSTPHVSKSNQKRRQRGDDSKTCATPKKPKIEPDTKKIVVKEETSCSLEPTSEPFASARSDTNVSPITVEEIRVVLRLYAPIAMRDFSKDFMPRFSPRLRSPEDREVFLANLRKISHLQKINGQKYIILLEEYK; encoded by the exons ATGGGTGTCTCCGCCGACGGCCTCGTGCTCAAGGCGGCGTGCGAGCGCTGCGGCTCGTCGTCGGACCTCCACGGCACGGGGTGCCGCCACGCCACCCTCTGCGTCTCCTGCGGCAGCGCCATGGCTCGCTCCGGCGATTGCTGCCCCGTCTGCGCCGCCCCCATCGCCAGCCTCATCCGG GAGTACAATGTCCTGGTGGATACCACCGGAGAGAAGCAATATACGATCGGCAAATTCACCACCGGTGTGCCGCCCTTCTCCGATAGGGAGAATGCGGGGAGCCGCAGCTGGTCTCTTCATCCCGAGGGACAGCAAGGACGGCAACCTACCGGCAATATATGG GAGAATTGCAGCAACAGAAAGTCATGTATTTTGGAAGATGATACAGGTGACTATCAGTACCAAGGTCAAATTCAGGGCTTACAATCTGCAGCCTCGACATATTATTTGTTGATGATGCATGGCAAGGATGTACACGCTGTTCCCGCTGATTCCTG GTATAACTTCAGTAAAATTTCACAGTACAAACAGCTGACTTTGGAAGAAGCTGAAGAGAAGATGAGCAGGAGGAGAAGCACAGCAACTGGGTATGGACGGTGGATGATGAAGGCGGCTACAAATGGAGCTGCTGCTTTTAGTTCAGATGTGACGCAGCTCGATGATGCTAATGAAGGAGAAACAGATCAGGTTCACCTGAAGAAAGGCAACAAGAATGGGGATGAAAATAAATCTGATAAAGGCAGTGGGGAAGAAAGAGCGCATGTGCCTATGACAAAGGGTAGGGAGGAGGAAGGTAGTAAAGACAGAGACTTTGATTTGGATGATGAAATTGAAAAGG GTGATGATTGGGAACATGAAGAGATCTTTACTGATGATGATGAAGCTGTGGACGTTGACCCAGAGGAAGGAGGTGATTTAGCTGATCCTGAAATCCCTGCTCCACCAGAAATTAAGCAG GATGATAATGAGAAACATGGAGGGGTAGGCCTGAGCAAATCTGGTAAGGAACTAAAGAAGTTGCTCCGCCGTGCCGCGGGACAAAACGAGTctgatgatgacgatgaagaCACGGAT GAAGATGAGTCACCATCGCCAGTACTTGCTCCGAAACAGCAGGATCAACTCAAAAGTGAACCACAGGAAGACAACCATTCTAAACCAACAGTTCTCGGACATCCTTATAGCACTCCACATGTTTCCAAATCCAATCAAAAGAGGAGACAAAGGGGTGATGATTCAAAAACTTGTGCTACCCCTAAAAAGCCGAAGATAGAGCCT GATACCAAGAAGATAGTCGTGAAGGAGGAGACCTCGTGTTCCTTGGAACCAACTTCAGAACCATTTGCCTCAGCGAGAAGTGATACAAATGTATCTCCTATTACAGTGGAGGAAATCAGGGTGGTACTTCGTTTATATGCACCTATCGCAATGCGAGATTTTTCAAAAGATTTTATGCCCAGATTTTCGCCTCGACTAAGAAGTCCAGAG GACAGGGAAGTTTTTCTCGCCAATCTGAGGAAAATCTCACACCTGCAGAAGATCAATGGCCAGAAGTACATCATCCTTCTAGAGGAATATAAATAA
- the LOC4332273 gene encoding probable carboxylesterase 8, translating into MDPYKYLNIRFNPDGSLTRNGAARLLPPAPAGEPVDGVNGPARRIVHSNDAPLNDANGTTVRLFVPSGPCVGADGGGRLPLVLYFHGGGYVLFRAASEPFHNTCTALAATIPAVVASVDYRLAPEHRLPAAFEDAADAVRWVRSYAAGCRPLFLMGSHAGASIAFRAALAAVDEGVELRGLILNQPHHGGVKRTAAEESSVDDRVLPLPANDLLWELALPLGADRDHEYCNPETMLAGVDAARLRRLPPCLVLGRMKDPPRDRQRTLVEALQKAGVTVEAKLDGAGYHAMELFKEDRAAEFIAQVTDFVRRHTGAGSDVHAGRSRL; encoded by the coding sequence ATGGACCCGTACAAGTACCTCAACATCCGGTTCAACCCCGACGGCTCGCTCACCCGCAACGGCGCGGCCAggctcctcccgccggcgccggcgggggagCCCGTCGACGGGGTCAACGGGCCGGCGCGCCGCATTGTGCACTCCAACGACGCGCCACTCAACGACGCCAACGGCACCACCGTCCGCCTCTTCGTGCCGTCCGGCCCATGCGTCGGGGCCGACGGCGGAGGCAGGCTGCCGCTGGTGCTGTACTTCCACGGCGGCGGGTACGTCCTCTTCCGCGCGGCGTCCGAGCCGTTCCACAACACCTGCACGGCCCTCGCGGCCACCATCCCCGCGGTCGTTGCCTCCGTCGACTACCGCCTCGCGCCCGAGcaccgcctccccgccgcgttcgaggacgccgccgacgcggtcCGGTGGGTGCGCTCGTACGCCGCGGGCTGCAGGCCCCTGTTCCTGATGGGCAGCCACGCCGGCGCGAGCATCGCGTTCcgcgcggcgctggcggcggtggacgagggCGTGGAGCTGCGTGGGCTGATCCTCAACCAGCCGCACCACGGCGGCGTGAAGCGTACGGCCGCGGAGGAGTCGTCGGTGGACGACCGCGTGCTGCCGCTCCCGGCGAACGACCTGCTCTGGGAGCTCGCGCTGCCGCTGGGCGCCGACCGCGACCACGAGTACTGCAACCCGGAGACCATGCTCGCCGGCGTGGACGCCGCGCGGCTGCGGAGGCTGCCGCCCTGCCTGGTGCTCGGCCGGATGAAGGACCCGCCGCGTGACCGGCAGAGGACGCTGGTGGAGGCACTCCAGAAAGCCGGTGTCACCGTGGAAGCAAAGCTCGACGGCGCCGGGTACCACGCGATGGAGCTGTTCAAGGAGGACCGCGCCGCGGAGTTCATCGCGCAGGTCACCGACTTCGTCCGCCGCCACACCGGCGCCGGCAGCGACGTACACGCCGGAAGGAGCAGGCTGTGA